In Spinacia oleracea cultivar Varoflay chromosome 5, BTI_SOV_V1, whole genome shotgun sequence, a single window of DNA contains:
- the LOC110789774 gene encoding uncharacterized protein, which translates to MMKMKQFNLIISRKIIPTLFYSTASFNREASVSLVQGASRGIGLEFVKQLLVRDKKGHVLATCRNPDQSTGLLELKNQFSDRLNLLKIDVTDENTIEAATTSVRETYGYLNLLVNTSGILSIPNLLHPETTLAKVQKSALMLTYEVNAVGPLLMIKHMWPLLKEGGGKGTMRDAAVVANLSARVGSIGDNNLGGWHSYRASKTALNQLTKTVSVELARKKDPVICLLLHPGTVDTDLSRPFQRNVPQDKLFTREFSVSKLLSIIDGAKIHDNGKFFAWDGQEIPW; encoded by the exons ATGATGAAGATGAagcaatttaatttaattatttctaGAAAAATTATACCGACGCTTTTTTACTCCACCGCTTCTTTCAACCGGGAAGCATCAGTATCATTGGTTCAAGGAGCTTCAAGAGGCATTGGTCTTGAATTT GTAAAACAGCTCCTGGTTAGGGATAAGAAAGGGCATGTTCTTGCTACATGTCGGAATCCAGATCAATCTACTGGACTGCTGGAGCTAAAAAACCAATTTTCTGATCGACTTAACCTTCTGAAGATCGACGTGACTGATGAAAATACCATTGAG GCGGCCACGACTTCTGTGAGAGAAACATATGGTTATCTGAATCTCCTCGTCAATACATCTGGAATTCTGTCTATACCTAATTTGTTACATCCAG AAACGACATTGGCTAAAGTACAGAAGTCTGCCTTGATGCTTACATATGAGGTTAATGCTGTGGGTCCTCTGCTAATGATCAAG CACATGTGGCCCCTATTAAAGGAGGGAGGGGGAAAAGGGACTATGAGGGACGCTGCAGTTGTAGCAAATTTGAGTGCCAGAGTTGGATCTATTGGTGACAATAACCTAGGGGGGTGGCATTCATATCGAGCTTCAAAGACAGCATTAAATCAGT TGACAAAAACAGTTTCGGTGGAATTGGCTCGTAAAAAGGATCCAGTTATTTGCCTTTTGTTGCATCCTGGCACAGTTGACACGGATTTGTCTCGGCCTTTTCAGAGAAATGTCCCTCAAGATAAACTTTTCACCAGAGAGTTTTCTGTAAGCAAGCTTTTGAGCATCATTGATGGTGCCAAGATTCATGACAATGGCAAGTTTTTCGCTTGGGATGGTCAAGAAATTCCTTGGTGA
- the LOC110789764 gene encoding LOW QUALITY PROTEIN: DNA-binding protein REB1-like (The sequence of the model RefSeq protein was modified relative to this genomic sequence to represent the inferred CDS: inserted 2 bases in 1 codon; deleted 1 base in 1 codon), producing MNRLPVKSQRPNPNLPSLSSPLFSSLLLSARLEVETVAELTNMSDEGDVSTGGEKKHKKRKSSDLGGEDGSVQLADESRPNKKMKMQVLGDTPRGVPDVDFRADTYRSSRKEKRKKVSGVDVDTLGDDYKSKGKMKKGKSGDRGEASKVSEASVETVNEEYSDREVSKLGRSRKEENRVKKNEIDTMDRKEDSVLQSSTGVANDIEMLKGGEVPSREEGHVKMKKKTKSEANSGEDSQLGRNGSNERVKKKKSKSEKCKDAEFAVASEIMNIKGSIRDTNLIEYQLHDEVIEKVHPVKDKKTKRKNKDDPGAGVLDKELGKSICRASVDDNEKCRDKGSKKKERSQGCNTEGDANAGSFENNVRNESTKPSENTNNHKKKKKVKFSENVEVFPLSDVSSKGKKKKVEDGSEEKTNVDNGLIQGKRFSKEEDEIIQNAVYKFIEDRQLGEEGVEMVMNSRLHRELRGCWKEIGECLPCRPYVSVYYRAHILFQRSEDPKWTEEEVELVKKFHEKHGPDWKTLSVELGKHRFHVKDAWRRIRLPNSKKGNWSQDEYQNLFNLVNMDLSMKAFXQLRDNICWEAISDQLTTRSNALCCMKWYNSLTSPMIAEGKWANVDDYRMLIALVDLDEACEDDVDWDNLLEHRSGDVCRKRWNQMTRHIGEYGTKTFIEQVEVLSQRYCPSLLEARESYDNRPPVD from the exons ATGAACAGATTGCCTGTCAAATCCCAAAGACCAAACCCTAACCTTCCATCACTCTCATCTCCTCTCTTCTCCTCTCTTCTCCTCTCTGCGCGGTTAGAGGTC GAGACTGTTGCTGAACTGACTAATATGAGTGATGAAGGGGATGTCTCTACTGGTGGGGAGAAGAAACATAAGAAAAGGAAGAGCAGTGATTTAGGAGGAGAAGACGGTAGTGTACAATTAGCTGATGAAAGTCGTCCGAATAAGAAGATGAAAATGCAGGTTTTAGGTGATACTCCTAGGGGAGTTCCGGATGTAGACTTTCGTGCAGATACATATAGAAGTTCCAGGAAGGAGAAGAGAAAGAAGGTGAGCGGAGTAGATGTAGATACACTTGGAGATGATTACAAAAGTAAGGGGAAAATGAAGAAGGGTAAGTCTGGAGATAGGGGAGAGGCTTCTAAGGTTTCAGAAGCGTCAGTTGAGACTGTAAATGAGGAGTATTCAGACCGGGAAGTTAGTAAATTAGGTAGGAGTAGAAAGGAGGAAAACCGTGTTAAGAAAAATGAAATAGATACTATGGATCGTAAAGAGGATAGTGTTTTGCAATCTAGTACTGGAGTTGCTAATGATATTGAGATGCTAAAGGGAGGAGAGGTGCCTTCTAGAGAAGAAGGGCatgtgaagatgaagaagaaaacAAAATCAGAAG CCAATAGTGGTGAAGACAGTCAACTTGGACGCAATGGTAGCAATGAGCGGGTGAAAAAGAAGAAGAGTAAATCAGAAAAATGCAAAGATGCTGAATTTGCTGTTGCTTCAGAAATCATGAATATCAAAGGAAGTATTCGTGATACTAATTTGATTGAATATCAATTGCACGATGAGGTAATTGAAAAAGTCCACCCTGTGAAAGACAAGAagacaaaaaggaaaaataaggaTGATCCGGGAGCTGGTGTTTTAGATAAAGAACTTGGGAAGAGTATCTGTAGGGCGTCTGTCGACGACAATGAAAAATGTAGGGATAAAGGCAGTAAAAAGAAGGAAAGATCTCAGGGGTGTAATACTGAAGGGGATGCAAATGCTGGTTCATTTGAGAACAACGTGAGGAATGAAAGTACTAAGCCTTCTGAAAATACCAACAACcacaagaaa aaaaaaaaagtaaagtttTCTGAGAATGTTGAAGTTTTCCCCCTTTCTGATGTGTCAAGCAAGGGGAAGAAGAAAAAG GTAGAAGATGGAAGTGAGGAGAAGACAAATGTCGATAATGGATTAATACAAGGTAAGCGATTCTCCAAAGAGGAAGATGAGATCATCCAAAATGCTGTATATAAGTTCATAGAAGACCGGCAGCTGGGGGAAGAGGGTGTAGAAATGGTCATGAACTCTAGGTTGCACCGAGAATTAAGAGGCTGTTGGAAAGAAATTGGGGAATGTTTGCCTTGCAGACCTTATGTGTCTGTCTACTACCGGGCTCATATACTTTTTCAACGAAGTGAGGATCCTAAATGGACCGAAGAAGAGGTCGAACTAGTCAAGAAATTCCATGAAAAGCACGGTCCAGATTGGAAAACATTGAGTGTTGAACTTGGTAAACATCGATTTCACGTAAAAGATGCATGGCGGAGGATAAGGTTGCCCAATAGTAAGAAGGGAAACTGGTCCCAAGATGAGTACcagaatttatttaatcttgTCAACATGGATTTGAGCATGAAAGCATT ACAGCTACGAGATAACATATGTTGGGAGGCAATTAGTGATCAGCTCACAACTCGAAGTAATGCTCTTTGTTGTATGAAATGGTACAATTCATTAACATCTCCTATGATAGCTGAAGGAAAGTGGGCTAATGTTGATGATTATAGGATGTTGATTGCACTTGTTGATCTTGATGAAGCTTGTGAAGACGATGTGGATTGGGATAATCTTCTGGAACATAGGTCTGGTGATGTTTGCCGTAAGCGTTGGAATCAAATGACACGCCATATTGGTGAGTATGGTACCAAAACTTTCATCGAGCAAGTTGAAGTTCTTTCCCAGAGATACTGCCCAAGTTTATTAGAAGCAAGAGAATCTTATGACAACAGACCTCCTGTTGATTGA